A stretch of Pangasianodon hypophthalmus isolate fPanHyp1 chromosome 9, fPanHyp1.pri, whole genome shotgun sequence DNA encodes these proteins:
- the rfwd3 gene encoding E3 ubiquitin-protein ligase RFWD3: MEDMEVDVQFGAAGPDGSVGLEVPIIIPDSGSSTEAEEDEEADRRPEGGSTAPANRPRLATTQIVRRRRARAGLRFQYSTQATHLNRGPLDFLLRVSTGSETEPLSGSTDEVSDSEEERQTREALGPVPAAEVPTILNSSQPASLVTPPLQQSSATEPTVSAEADRAEPLVQSEDRADSAPAEATEGASLSAAVAENDEGEGETCSICFEPWTTSGEHRLATLRCGHLFGFTCIDRWLKGQGAKCPQCNKKAKRADIVLLYAHKLRAVDNTEQENLKRALEQEQSLRRKAELESAQCRLQLQIVTDECGKLSRELQELRRLMAQTPSSSAQSQTSALSLSQRHESSSRGNYVFSKAVLVSQAGGCRVLSYCESLSCLLASQPSPHASLVPGFGVKKISTVNLKASHYVPIHIKQIRGLAFNRQQDGLLLSAAFDNTIKLTSLFTNTVVQAYNTGKPVWSCCWCHDNNNYIYAGLSNGSVRVYDTRDTSAHVQELAPLRSSCPVVSLSYLPRAASSLFPCGGLIAGSLEGGCFWEQVDGTTYRQHILPLESGGCTDIQVEPESRHCLVTYRPGRINPSLRCVLMELNRSPHQDSAQPPVCSCSPVQTFTAGSSSKLLTKNAVFKSPATDSTLVCAGDEGSNSTMVWDASTGALLQKLPADIPVMDICPFETNQEHYLASLTEKMIKIYKWEQSGSERVGF, encoded by the exons ATGGAAGATATGGAAGTGGATGTGCAGTTTGGAGCAGCAGGACCAGATGGTTCTGTTGGTCTAGAAGTTCCCATCATCATCCCTGACTCTGGGAGCAGCACAGAAGcagaagaggatgaagaggcTGATAGGAGACCTGAAGGAGGAAGCACGGCTCCTGCTAACAGGCCACGGCTCGCAACAACTCAAATTGTCAGGAGAAGGAGGGCTAG AGCAGGTCTGCGGTTCCAGTACTCCACACAGGCTACACATTTGAACAGAGGCCCTTTAGACTTTCTGCTTAGGGTGTcaacaggaagtgagacagAGCCTCTCTCAGGCAGCACAGACGAGGTGAGCGACTCTGAGGAGGAAAGACAGACTAGAGAGGCCTTGGGTCCAGTACCTGCTGCAGAGGTTCCAACGATACTGAACAGCAGCCAGCCTGCTTCTCTGGTCACCCCTCCTCTTCAACAGTCCAGTGCAACAG agcctacTGTTTCTGCTGAAGCTGACAGGGCTGAACCTCTAGTTCAGTCTGAGGACAGG GCTGATTCAGCACCCGCAGAGGCCACTGAAGGTGCTTCTCTCTCGGCTGCTGTGGCTGAGAATGATGAAGGGGAGGGAGAGACCTGTTCTATATGTTTCGAACCTTGGACCACGTCTGGTGAACACCGTCTAGCCACGTTGCGATGTGGCCACTTGTTCGGCTTCACCTGTATTGACCGCTGGCTGAAGGGCCAAGGAGCCAAATGCCCCCAG TGCAATAAGAAGGCCAAGCGGGCTGATATAGTCTTGTTGTATGCACATAAACTGAGGGCAGTGGACAACACAGAACAGGAGAATTTAAAGAG AGCTTTGGAACAGGAGCAGAGTTTGCGGAGGAAGGCAGAGCTGGAATCTGCTCAGTGTCGTCTTCAGTTACAGATTGTTACAGACGAGTGTGGGAAACTCAGCCGAGAGCTTCAG GAGCTGAGGAGGTTAATGGCACAGACTCCCTCCAGCTCGGCTCAGTCTCAGACCTCtgccctgtctctgtctcagagACATGAATCCTCAAGCAGGGGAAATTATGTTTTCTCCAAGGCAGTCCTTGTTTCTCAGGCTGGTGGGTGTCGTGTGCTGTCTTACTGTGAGTCCCTCAGTTGCCTGTTGGCTTCTCAACCCTCCCCTCATGCCTCTCTGGTCCCTG GATTTGGggtgaaaaaaatcagcacTGTGAATCTCAAAGCCAGTCATTATGTTCCCATCCACATTAAACAGATCAGAGGCCTTGCCTTCAACAGACAGCAAGATGGCCTTCTGCTTTCTGCTGCCTTCGATAATACTATCAAGCTCACCAG CTTGTTTACTAACACTGTGGTACAGGCCTACAACACTGGGAAACCTGTGTGGAGCTGCTGTTGGTGCCacgacaacaacaactacaTTTATGCTGGTCTGAGCAACGGCTCGGTACGGGTATACGACACGCGGGACACAAGCGCTCATGTGCAGGAGCTCGCACCTCTTCGCTCCAG TTGTCCAGTTGTATCCCTGTCCTACCTCCCCCGTGCCGCCTCCAGTTTGTTCCCATGTGGTGGCCTCATCGCGGGCTCCCTTGAGGGAGGATGTTTCTGGGAGCAGGTGGATGGAACCACCTATCGACAGCACATTCTGCCTTTAGAGTCTGGAGGCTGCACAGACATTCAGGTGGAACCTGAGAGCAGACATTGTCTGGTCACCTACAGACCGG GTCGCATCAACCCATCTTTGCGTTGTGTTCTGATGGAGCTTAACCGAAGCCCTCATCAGGACTCTGCCCAGCCTCCTGTCTGCTCCTGTTCTCCTGTCCAGACCTTCACTGCTGGCTCTTCTTCCAAGCTGCTCACAAAAAATGCCGTGTTCAAGAGTCCTGCTACTGACTCCACTCTGGTGTGTGCAGGAGATGAGGGCTCTAATTCTACCATG gTCTGGGATGCTAGTACTGGAGCCTTGCTTCAGAAACTTCCTGCAGACATACCAGTCATGGACATCTGCCCTTTTGAGACGAACCAGGAACACTACCTGGCTTCTCTAACTGAGAAGATGATTAAGATCTATAAATGGGAGCAGAGTGGCTCAGAAAGAGTGGGTTTCTGA